The following are encoded in a window of Pseudomonas sp. St316 genomic DNA:
- a CDS encoding DUF2388 domain-containing protein: protein MRFYSDLFIASFFVVFCWSVPAHAFDVSTQQVVVSGYATSMVTSAPFDHKLIVAAHDDAAAFIASDGQLRGAQLESALDYLRRAQPKLHVSDLELAQAILVQ from the coding sequence ATGCGTTTTTACTCAGATCTGTTTATCGCGTCTTTCTTCGTAGTTTTTTGCTGGTCTGTTCCGGCCCATGCTTTCGATGTGTCCACCCAGCAGGTGGTGGTCAGCGGCTATGCCACAAGCATGGTGACCTCTGCGCCCTTCGACCATAAACTGATCGTCGCCGCTCACGATGACGCTGCGGCCTTCATTGCCAGCGACGGGCAGTTGCGAGGTGCACAATTGGAGTCGGCCCTGGATTACCTACGCCGGGCCCAGCCAAAACTTCACGTCAGCGACCTTGAACTGGCACAGGCAATTCTCGTCCAATAG